A stretch of DNA from Patescibacteria group bacterium:
CTGGAACTTTTAATTCCCGCGCCAAATTTTTTAGAGCCTGGGAGATTTCGGATACTTCTTGTACTCTATTTTCTAAATTCCTCCCCCGAACCAATTGCAAGTAATCAACTATGATAAGTTTTACACCCTTATCCATATGCAACCTTCGAGCTTTAGTCCGCATTTCCATAACCGAAATTCCCGGAGTATCATCAATATATATTGGCGCCTCCGCCAAAACTCCCATGGCATCCCCCAAATCTTTAAAGTCGTCGTCAGTTAAGTTTCCAGTGGATATTTTCCAGTTGTCCACATTGCTTTGCTTGCTGAGCATCCGATCAACCAACTGATCCCGACTCATTTCCAGCGAAAAAATCCCTACAGGAAGGTTGTGTTTTACCGCCGCAAACTGGGCAATGTTAAGCGCCAATGCCGATTTACCAACCGAAGGACGACCCGCCATAATCACCAAATTAGATTCTTGCAAACCGTTTAAGAGTTTATCTAACCCCTTAAGACCCGTTGGCACTCCCCGCAAGCTTCCCTTGGTTTTATGTAGTTCTTCTATACGATCAAACGATGTTTCCAAAGTAGATCTAATGGGCACAAAATCCTGCTTTAAATACTCCTGCGAAATGCCAAACAATTGCATTTCTGCCTTGTCCAGCAACTCGTTGACATTATCGGTATTGTCAAACCCCAGCTCGCCGATAGAACCAGCAACCGAAATTAACGATCTTCTGACATAAGCATCTTTGATCAGATGGGCGTAAGCTTCGATATTTGCCGAGGTCGGAGTGGCGTTAACCAAATCCGTCAGGTAGCTTACTCCCCCCGCTTTAGTCAATTCGTCTTTGCGTTTAAGCCTTGCTGGAACTGTGACTAAGTCTATCGGCCTGCGCTTTTCGTATAATTCCAAAATAGCGCTAAAAATTATAGCGTGTTTATTTTCGTAAAAATGCTCCGGGTGTAAAAAATCGGCAACTTTAATTACCGCTTCGGGGTCAATCAGCATAGCGCCCAAAACGCTTTGTTCGCTTTCTAAATTTTGGGGAGGAAGTCTTAATGCCATAGCTCCCAGAATTTACCACAAAATCTTACTCTTGATAAGGCTTTGAGTTTGGACCATAATATA
This window harbors:
- the dnaB gene encoding replicative DNA helicase, translated to MALRLPPQNLESEQSVLGAMLIDPEAVIKVADFLHPEHFYENKHAIIFSAILELYEKRRPIDLVTVPARLKRKDELTKAGGVSYLTDLVNATPTSANIEAYAHLIKDAYVRRSLISVAGSIGELGFDNTDNVNELLDKAEMQLFGISQEYLKQDFVPIRSTLETSFDRIEELHKTKGSLRGVPTGLKGLDKLLNGLQESNLVIMAGRPSVGKSALALNIAQFAAVKHNLPVGIFSLEMSRDQLVDRMLSKQSNVDNWKISTGNLTDDDFKDLGDAMGVLAEAPIYIDDTPGISVMEMRTKARRLHMDKGVKLIIVDYLQLVRGRNLENRVQEVSEISQALKNLARELKVPVLACAQLSRAVEQRGGKVPQLSDLRESGSIEQDSDVVAFLYRPDDDARNNVKLLIAKHRNGPTGELDLFFKGSITKFFEAERREGE